TAACATGAAAGATAAGTTCTTTGGCGGTCATCATAACAGGACCTGTCATAGCGATACGTACCTGATGTGTTACAGGGTGGAAGGATACGACATAAGCTTGTTTTTTTGTGTACAAGTGCGTTTGTCCTGGAAAAATAGATGAAGTATGTCCATCGTTGCCCATTCCGGCCAAAATAATATCAAATTGAGGAATGCCATTCGCCACGGGAATAATTTGTTGAACTTCGTTGATATACCGTTCTGCTTCCGCTGTCGGGTTATTTTCTCCCTGTATGCGATGAATATTTTCTATTGGTATATCGACATAGTCCAAACATCGGATCTTCATATTGCCAAAATTGCTTTCAGGATCGGATGGCGGCACACACCGCTCATCAACCCAAAACAAATGGATACGTTGCCATGGAATTTTTTTTGCATATTCTTTGCCCCATAGTGCAAAAAGAACATTTGGAGTTGAACCTCCGGAGAGAGCAATATACAAAGGCCGCTCTGTTGTTTTCAGAGAATGAATTAATCGTTCTGTAATGGCAATTGCAACTTCTTTTTCTGAAGGATAAATATAGGGTGTAATCATAAAATGACATTTTATAGTTCACAGTAAAGATCTGTGTTTGTCAGGTTTTTGCAAGGATTTGTCCAGGCATAATCTGTTCCCATAATATTATCCGCTTCCAATGGTCCCCATGTTCCAGCAGGATATCCGTAGAGGGGCATACACGGATCATTTTCCCATAAAGCCAAAATTGGATCGAAATATTTCCAACTGGCTTCGACCGCATCACTTCGTGTGAAAAGTGTTGATTCCCCTAACATGCAATCTTCCAGAAGTTTTGCATAGGCATCTCCAACGGGGGATCCACCTAAACGATCATAAGTGAAATCCATGGACACTTGTTTGATCTCAAAATTGGATCCCGGAACTTTTAACCCAAATTTCAATACAATTCCTTCATTTGGTTGGATACGTATTATCATTGAGTTGAGGGATGAGTTTCCCGCCATCCCTTTAAAGAGGCTGTGAGGAGTCGGTTTGAAATGGATAATGATTTCAGTTACTTTGGTTGGCATTTGTTTCCCTGTACGAATAAAGAATGGAACGCCTCCCCAGCGCCAATTGTCTATGTATAATTTTGTTGCGACAAATGTTTCGGTACGAGAGAGTGGATCTACATTTTTTTCTTCCCTGTATCCTTTGATAATGTGTGCCTCGCTATGTGCTGTGGTATATTGCCCCCGGATTACTTGGCTTTTAATCTGCTCGTTAGTCAAAGGTTTTAATGCCTGATACACTTTTACCACTTCGTTCCGAAAGCTATCAGCATTAAATAATGCCGGAGGTTCCATTGCTGTTAATGCAACCAGTTGAATCAAATGGTTTTGAACCATATCCCGCAAAGCTCCCGATTTATCATAGAATCCTCCCCGTTCTTCAATGCCAAGATTTTCGACAGCGGTGACTTCGACATGATCAATATAATTTCGGTTCCATAATGGTTCAAAGATTCCGTTGGCAAAACGTAATGCTAAAATGTTTTGTACGGTTTCCTTCCCTAAAAAATGGTCAATCCTGTATATCTGATCTTCCCGGAATACGGAATTGTAAATGTAATTGAGTTCCTGCGCTGAAGAGAGATGATATCCAAAAGGCTTCTCCACGATAATGCGTCGGGTTTGTTCTCCGATTTCAATGTTTAATCCAACGTTTTGCAAATATTTTGGGATCACTCCGTAAAGTGATGGTGGCGTAGCCAGGTAATAAAGGTAATTTCCAGGATTGCTAATTTGTTGATCCAACATTTTCAGTCGAGCTTTTAGTTCAGCATATGCCTCTTTATCAGCTGGATCCATGCTGTAATAGAAAATATGTTGCAAAAAATTACTGACACTGATTGCATCTAATTCTGTTGGAGCAGCAAACAGAGGTAGCTGTTTCTCAATAAATTCACGATATGTTTCGTCTGTATAAGGAGTACGCCCTATTCCAAGCAATGCAAATGAAGCATTGAGCCGGTTATGTTTGTAAAGCCAATAAAGCGATGGCATCAATTTTCTTTTTGTTAAATCACCAGAAGCTCCGAAAATAACAATGATCTGACTGTTCATACTTGATATATGTTTTATGT
The sequence above is drawn from the Microbacter margulisiae genome and encodes:
- the pgl gene encoding 6-phosphogluconolactonase; translated protein: MITPYIYPSEKEVAIAITERLIHSLKTTERPLYIALSGGSTPNVLFALWGKEYAKKIPWQRIHLFWVDERCVPPSDPESNFGNMKIRCLDYVDIPIENIHRIQGENNPTAEAERYINEVQQIIPVANGIPQFDIILAGMGNDGHTSSIFPGQTHLYTKKQAYVVSFHPVTHQVRIAMTGPVMMTAKELIFHVIGTEKQHLIHAMLHPDPVTENLPAIFIARHANYTLLFTDKE
- the zwf gene encoding glucose-6-phosphate dehydrogenase; the encoded protein is MNSQIIVIFGASGDLTKRKLMPSLYWLYKHNRLNASFALLGIGRTPYTDETYREFIEKQLPLFAAPTELDAISVSNFLQHIFYYSMDPADKEAYAELKARLKMLDQQISNPGNYLYYLATPPSLYGVIPKYLQNVGLNIEIGEQTRRIIVEKPFGYHLSSAQELNYIYNSVFREDQIYRIDHFLGKETVQNILALRFANGIFEPLWNRNYIDHVEVTAVENLGIEERGGFYDKSGALRDMVQNHLIQLVALTAMEPPALFNADSFRNEVVKVYQALKPLTNEQIKSQVIRGQYTTAHSEAHIIKGYREEKNVDPLSRTETFVATKLYIDNWRWGGVPFFIRTGKQMPTKVTEIIIHFKPTPHSLFKGMAGNSSLNSMIIRIQPNEGIVLKFGLKVPGSNFEIKQVSMDFTYDRLGGSPVGDAYAKLLEDCMLGESTLFTRSDAVEASWKYFDPILALWENDPCMPLYGYPAGTWGPLEADNIMGTDYAWTNPCKNLTNTDLYCEL